The following nucleotide sequence is from Flavobacterium sp. N1736.
GGCTGTTTATTAATATTAATTAGCTTTTTAATTTTTTACTTTTCAATAGAAAGTGTAATCGGTATTGCGATTGGAATCGTATTTATTGATATAGGAATTCAGGGTGTTCATATTTCAAACCAAACCCGCGTTTATTCCTTACTTCCTGAAGCCAGAAACAGATTAAATACCGTATTTATGTCGTTTAGCTTTTTAGGAACAGCAGCCGGATCTGCATACGGATTATTATTATGGAAACTAGGCGGATGGCACGCTGTAGCAATTGGCTGTGTAGGCTTATCAGTATTGTCATTAACAGTTTACGGACTTACTTATAAATCAAAATCTAAAAAATAGAAAGCACAAATTGATACAGAATTAATTTGTAAATTTGCAATCAAAATTAAAAATTACAACAATGGAAAACGGAATATACGCTAAATTCAACACAAGCAAAGGTTCGATTTTAGTAAAACTAACACACGACTTAACACCAGGAACCGTAGGGAATTTTGTAGCTCTTGCAGAAGGAAATATGGAAAATAAAGTAAAACCTCAAGGACAAAAATTCTATGACGGATTAACATTTCACAGAGTAATTCCTGATTTTATGATTCAGGGTGGATGTCCAAAAGGAACAGGAACTGGTGATCCCGGTTATAAATTTGATGATGAATTTCACCCAAGTTTAAAACATGATCGTCCGGGAGTTTTAGCAATGGCAAATTCAGGTCCTGCAAGTAACGGTTCTCAATTTTATATCACTCACGTTCCAACTTCTTGGTTAGATGGAAAACATACTGTTTTTGGTCACGTTATCGAAGGTCAGGATGTGGTTGATGCTGTTGCTCAGGGAGATAATCTTGACGCTGTAGAAATTATCAGAGTTGGTGAAGAGGCTGAAAAATTCAATGCTATTGAAGCTTTTATTGGTTTAAAAGGTGCTCGTCTAAAAAGAGATGCAGCTTTAAAAGCAGAATCTGAAGCAAAAATGGAGCAATTAGCTGCAGGTTTTGACAGAACAGAAAGTGGTTTACGTTATAAAATGATCAATAAAGGAGATGGTAAAAAGGCAGAAGCAGGTAAAACAGTTGCTGTACATTACGAAGGTTCTCTTGAAAACGGAAAAGTTTTTGATTCATCTTATCCACGTAAAAAACCAATCGAATTTAGATTAGGTCAAGGTCAGGTTATTGAAGGATGGGACGAAGGTATCGCTTTATTACAAGTAGGAGATAAAGCTCGTTTTGTAATTCCATCTGATTTAGCATATGGAGCTTCAGGAGCTGGAGGAGTTATTCCACCAAACGCTACTTTGATTTTCGACGTTGAATTAATGGACGTTAAATAAGATTTAAAGACAATTTAGTTTTGTTTTAAATAATAATCCCATTCGCTTGCCGAATGGGATTTTTTTATATTTACTTAAAAATTAAAACAAAATAATGAAAGCAAAAATTCTAACCCTGACCGCTGTAACTTTACTTTTAATTTCATGCGGAACTAAAAAATCAACCCTGTCTGCTCCGGCAACGCCAGCAGTTATAGAAACCGTTAAAGCTACAGAATTAACACCAGAATTGGCAGAAGGTAAAAACTTATATGAAAATAGCTGTGTAAAATGCCACAAACTATACGAGCCAAAGAAATTTAGTCAGGAAGAGTGGAAACCAATTTTAACAAGGATGCAGAAGAAAGCACATTTAGACGATACTCAAATGGCTTCGATATCAAATTATATTACTTCGCAATTATAAGAAATTGATATTGTAGATTTTAAATAAACTATTCAGTAAGATTTTATTGGATAGTTTTTTTTTTGAAATAGACATAAAAAAAACACCTTCACAAGTGAGGTGTTTAAGAATATTATAGATGGGTAACAGCAGTGTTATCTACAGCAATTATTTTTAAAGTTTTTATTCCCGCAGGTAATTCCCAATCAACTTCATCATTTTGTTTAAAGCCAATAATTGCAACGCTCAAAGGTGCCAAAATTGAAATTTTACCCAATTTTACATCTGATGCCGAAGGTAAAACAATTTGAATTTTCATTTGTTTTTTAACCTTTACATCTTCAATCGTAACATACGAATTGATTCGGATAATCGAATGGTCTAATTCGCTTTCTTTACTTATAATGGCGCGATCTAATTCTTGCGAAAGCTGATTGGCTTCTTTAGTATTTGTAGAATTTTTGCTTTTTAATATCAATTCTCTTAAAAAATGATAATCTGTTTTGCAGAATGTTGGTGTTGGTTTCATAACGATATGTATTATTATTAATGTTTTTATGTACTGTTTTTTCCAGGCTGATGAATGCTAAAATGATTTTCGAATTGCATATTCACAATCGAAATTTGAGAATAATGTATGCTTGAAAAGTTTTAATTAAAAGAACCAAAAAATTATTTGAGAGAGAATTTACTCTTTCAAATAAAATAAATGATTCGTTTTGATAATAATCCTCCGCCGAAAGAAGAAATTGAAATTGACGGAGGCCTAATTAATAAAGGCCTTACTATGTGAAATAAATGCAGCAGTAAGCGGTTTTCTTTTTAAAGAAAACAACAACAAAAAAGCTGTAGATATATTTATAGTGCTCACAATGAGAATTGTTTAATGAGCTGCAAATATAAGAAAATTATGCTAAAAAACTAATATTTATTTCCATTTAATGCCGCAGCCTATACTTGGTTTTTGAATTTCATTCAAACTTCTGTTATAAATAAGGGCATCAATAGCGCTTCGCAAATCACTTCCGCTTAACGGAATTCCATTATTTGGTCTCGAATCGTCGAGCTGTCCGTGATAAAATAGTTTATCCTGATTGTCAAACAAATAGAAATCTGGCGTGCATGCGGCATTATATGCTTTTGCTGTTTCCTGATTTTCATCAAATAAATAAGGGAAATCTATTTTGTTTTGAAAAGCAAATTCAGTCATCATTTCAGGAGAATCCTGCGGATATTTGAGAACATCGTTGCTTGAAATTGCAATAACTCCAATTCCTTGTACACGATAATCATTTGCAATCATAATAATTTCTGTTAATGCATGATGCACAAACGGACAATGATTGCATATAAAAATGACAAGAGTTCCTTTGGATCCTTTCAAATCATCAAACGAGTAAATATTATTAGAATTCGTATCTTTTAATTTGAAGGCTGGAGCAAGTGTTCCAAGCGGAATTATATTTGAAGAAGTTTGTGCCATTTTGTGAAATATCTTTATTCAAATTTAGATTTAATTCTGAATAAAAGACAGCACTTGCAATAAAAAAATCCAAAGAGACATATTATTAAAATAGTCCCTTTGGATAAAGTATTTAGGAAATTATATATATAGAAGATTTAAGAATTTAAGAAATTCAATAAATCTGAATTTAATTTGTCTTTGTGCGTATAGAACAATCCGTGTGGCGCACCTTCATAAACGATATAAGTATTGTCACGAATGGCTGCTGCTGTTTTTTTCGAAGTCAGATCAATTGGAACAATTTTATCATCATCACCATGAATAATTAATGTTGGAACCTTCATAAAGTCCAATTCATCTCTAAAATCAGTATATGAAAAAGACTCAGCACATTTTAAAGTCGCTCTTGGCGAAGCAAAAGAACACAGCATTCTGTAGTATTCCATTAATGGAGTGCTTAACGGTTTATTGATAATATTGATTCCAAAAAAAGTTTTTCCAAAATTATCTACAAAACCTATTCTGTCTTCTTTAATCGCATTTGCGGTATTATCGCTTTTTTCTTTTGGATGTCCGTCAGGATTATCATTTGTTTTTAATAAAAAAGGAACAACAGAAGAAATTAACGCTGCCTTGGTAACGCCTTTCCCTCCATATTTGCTAAAATAACGTACTACTTCGCCACCGCCCATAGAAAAACCAACAAGAGTTGCATCTTCTAAATTTAACTGCTCAATGATCTCTTTTAAGTCATCTGTCAAAGTATCATAATCATAACCTTCCCACGGTTGAGAAGATTTACCAAATCCGCGGCGATCATATGCAATAACTCTATATCCATTTTCTACTAGAAAGTCAATTTGATATTCCCACATTTCGTTAGAAAGAGGCCAGCCATGAATTAAAATTACAGGTTTTCCCTTGCCATAATCTCTTACATATAATTTTACATTTGGATCTGTTTCTATATATTTATCAGTACACTGAACTGAGATGTCACAATTTAATTCTCTAAGAGATGGGCTGTTATTGGTTAAAACATTTTCCATTTTATAATTTTTTAATTGTTAGCTTATTCATTTACATTTGTAAAATTAGAAGCTGAAACCTCAAAAAAAGTTATAGAATTAATTGTAATACTTACAATATTAATAGATTATAAAAAATATGGATTTAACCTGGAATGAATTTGAAAGAACAGATATGCGAGTGGGAACGATTATAGAAGTAAATGATTTTCCCGAAGCAAGAAAACCAGCTTATCAGCTTACAATCGATTTTGGTGCCGAAATTGGAATTAGAAAATCATCGGCACAAATTACAAAACGTTACCAAAAAGAAGTTTTAATAAACAGACAAATTGTAGCGGTTGTTAATTTTCCAGAAAGCAAATAGGAAAATTCATGAGTGAATGTCTCGTTCTTGGCGCAATAGGCGAGGAGGGAGACGTCATTTTATTATCTCCCGATTTTAAAATAGAAAATGGTCTTCGTATTGGGTAGTATTCAGTATACAGTCTCAGTTTTCAGTTTACGGTTTACAGTATTCAGTTGCATTGTACTGTGACTGCGACTGAAATCTGCTACTGTGACTGAGACTAAAAACTGCGACTGAGACTGAAAACTGAAAACTGAAAACCGCGACTAAAAACTAAGAAACTTTCTCAATTAACTTCTGTAGAATCAATTGTCCTTCTTCCCAATATTGTAAATCAGAGTCTGAATTGATGTGACCTTTTTGTCCTACATTTACAAAATCGCTTCCCCATTTTTCTGCAAAATATTGTTTTCTTTCGAAAGAAGCATAAGGATCGTTTTCGCTTGCCACCAGAATGGATGGAAATGGTAGTTTTGAAATTGGCATTGGCGAAAAATTCCTGACAGATTCCGGCGTATGTTGAGGTGAATCTACATCGGCTGGAGCTACCAGTAATGCGCCAACAATATTTTTGTTACTGTTTGATGCCGCCCAATGCTGCACCAAAGAAACTGCCAGACTATGCGCTACTAAAATTGTAGGTTTATCCAGTTTTTCAATTTCTTCATTTAATCGTTCAAGCCATTCTTCGCGAACAGGTTCGTCCCAATTGTCCTGAACGAGACGAATTGAATTTTCAAATTTTTTATGCCAAAAGGTTTGCCAGTGTTTATCGCCTGAATTTCCCAATCCGGGTAATATTAATAAGTTTGTTTCCATTGCCGTGGATTTATTTAAATTATTATTTTTTAGTTTGTTTCTCCTTTACAATTCGATTTACTTCGTTTACAAGCAACGGAAAGCCCGGTTCTGTCATTCCGTGACCATATCCGCCTAATTCGAAAAGTTTAGTTTCTTTATGTCCTACTAATTTCATCATGCGTGCCATGTATGCGTTTTCTTCATATCGTCCTAACATTTCCAATTCACGATCTCCTGTAATCAATAAAAGTGGCGGAGCATCGGCACGAACATAAAAAAGCGGTGCAAAAGCATCAATTGTAGGTTGTTTGTCCGGAATTCCCTTTTCTCGTCTAATTTCAAAATGAGTAATACACTGACCGCTAAACGGAATAAGTCCGGCAATTTTATTGGCATCGATTCCTTCTTTTTGAAGCCATTTTTTGTCTAAGCCAATCATTAGAGACAGATATCCGCCGGCAGAATGTCCTGAAACAAAAATTTGTGAAGTATCGCCGCCGTAATTACCAATATTATTAAAAGCCCAAGCAACTGCTGCAGCCGCATCTTCGATAGCTTTTTCGGCTTTTGCTTTTGGAGATAATCTGTAATTAACGCCAATAATAGCAAATCCTTTGTTTTTTAAAGCTTCGGGAATTTCTTTGCTTCCGCCGGTTAATCCGCCGCCATGAAACCAAATTATTGTTGCAAAACCTTTTGAGTTTTTTGGATAATAAATATCAAGAACACATCTTTCGTTTATATAACTGTCAGATTTATTGGTTGCTGCATTATAATATTGAATATTGGTTTTAGTTTCATATTCTGTTTTTTGGGCAAAAGATGAAATTCCAATAAAGAATAAAATAAGTAAGAGAATTATTTTTTTCATTTTTTTGGAAGTTATAGGTTATAAAGGAAAATATTTAGAGTTAATTAAGTTTTAAGATATTAGATATTTCGCATTTAACGCCTAACTCATAACTTCTAACACTTAACTAAATATATAAAAAAAGTCCAAAATGCTGGACATATTGGACTCGTACTTTTTAAAAAGTTATATTGGACTAAATATCGTCAAAATCGATATCTGTAAAGCTAGATCTTTGACCTTCGGGTTTATCAGAACCATATTCTTTTTTAAAATCTTTTTGATGTCTTTCAGAGATTACTTCTTCGCCTTTGTGGTTCAAGACATATGAAGTCATTTCTTCAAGTATTTCGGCAAAAGCACCAAAATCTTCCTTGTACAAGTAAATTTTGTGTTTTTTAAAATGAAAAGAACCGTCTTCTTCGGTAAATTTTTTACTTTCTGTAATAGTGATATAATAATCGTCTGCTTTAGTAGCTCTCACATCAAAGAAATAAGTTCTTCTTCCTGCTCGTAATACTTTAGAAAAAATCTCTTCTTTTTCTAACATGTCATTTTCTCTCATAATACGTTCTATCATTTTTGGAATTAATAGTAATCAAAAATCATAAAAAATTATCGATTACACAACAATTAAAGTAATTCTTTTTCTGAAAGTTGTTTTAAATATAACGATGAATAGTAGCCATCCTGATTTATTAATTGATTATGAGAGCCTTGTTGTATTATTTTACCATCTTCCAGAATGATTATTTTGTCGGCATTCTTAGCCGAAGAAACCCGATGACTGACAATTATTGTAGTTTTATCTTTACAAATTTCGAATAAATTATTCAATATCGTTTCCTCAGTTTCAGTGTCAACGGCAGACAAACAATCGTCAAAAAGTAAAATAGCAGGGTTTTTAATAATCGCCCTCGCAATAGATACACGCTGCTTTTGTCCGCCCGAAAGTGTGATGCCTCTTTCTCCTAAAATAGTATCGTATTGTTTGTTAAAAGCAATGATATTATCATGAACCACAGCACTTTTGGCAGCTTCAATTACTTCTTCATCGCTGGCATTCTGATTTCCGAATTTTATATTATTTTTAATTGTATCCGAAAATAAGAAAGCATCCTGAGGCACAATTCCAATATTATTACGCAAATCATTTAAGTTTAAAGTGCTTATTTCTTCCTCGTCAATTGTAATTTTTCCTTCCGATACATCGTACAAGCGAGAAATCAATGATAATATGGTAGATTTTCCGGAACCCGTTTTTCCTAAAATGGCAAGAGTTTCTCCTTTTTTTACCGTAAAAGTTACATTTTTTAAGGCTTTAATATTTGTATCTTCATAGGTATAACTCACATTTTCGAAGGCAATTGAACCTTGAATATCGGATGGATTTTCGTTTTTGTTTTTAATTTCCGGTTCAATTTTCAAAAATTCATTTAAACGTTTTTGAGATGCTTCTGCTTCCTGAACCATTGATGAAACCCAACCTAAAGAAGCAACCGGCCACGTAAGCATGTTTACATATAAAATAAACTCTGCAATAGTACCAATATTCGAAATTGTTCCGTTGATGTACATTACACCTCCAAAATATATTACAACCAAATTACTGATTCCGATAAGAGCAATCATCAAAGGGCCAAAGAGGGACTGAACTTTGGCTAAATCCAAGCTTTTCTTTTTGCTTTCATCGGCAAGAGCCACCATATTATTTTGATGCTGATTTTCTAGTGAATATGCTTTTATAACCCGAATTCCGGAAAATATTTCCTGCGAAAAACTCGAAACTTTAGATAAATATTGTTGGAAAGTGGTACTTCGTTTATTGATTTCAGAACTCAGTTTAAAAATACAATAAGACAAAATTGGTAACGGCAAAATAGTGTATAAAGTCAATAAAGGTGATACATTATACATATATATAATAACGATTGCAAAACGTATAAAAGTGTTAATAGTGTACATTACCGCCGGACCAACATACATTCGCACTTTAGAAACGTCTTCACTAATACGGTTCATCAAATCGCCCGTACGGTTTTGTTTGTAGAAATTTTGCGAAAGATTTTCATATTGTTTGAAAACCTCGTTTTTTAAATCAAATTCAATATGACGCGACATTACAATTAAAGTCTGACGCATTAAAAAAGTTAGAAAACCCGCAACAATCG
It contains:
- a CDS encoding GreA/GreB family elongation factor produces the protein MKPTPTFCKTDYHFLRELILKSKNSTNTKEANQLSQELDRAIISKESELDHSIIRINSYVTIEDVKVKKQMKIQIVLPSASDVKLGKISILAPLSVAIIGFKQNDEVDWELPAGIKTLKIIAVDNTAVTHL
- a CDS encoding alpha/beta fold hydrolase → MENVLTNNSPSLRELNCDISVQCTDKYIETDPNVKLYVRDYGKGKPVILIHGWPLSNEMWEYQIDFLVENGYRVIAYDRRGFGKSSQPWEGYDYDTLTDDLKEIIEQLNLEDATLVGFSMGGGEVVRYFSKYGGKGVTKAALISSVVPFLLKTNDNPDGHPKEKSDNTANAIKEDRIGFVDNFGKTFFGINIINKPLSTPLMEYYRMLCSFASPRATLKCAESFSYTDFRDELDFMKVPTLIIHGDDDKIVPIDLTSKKTAAAIRDNTYIVYEGAPHGLFYTHKDKLNSDLLNFLNS
- a CDS encoding ABC transporter ATP-binding protein; translation: MKELSYLNKYFIKYKYSFSFGILTTIIAQIFFLFTPKLVSHSFNVIERFLKLSDADQKSAIIINYYKQDLIHNVLLIIGSAIVAGFLTFLMRQTLIVMSRHIEFDLKNEVFKQYENLSQNFYKQNRTGDLMNRISEDVSKVRMYVGPAVMYTINTFIRFAIVIIYMYNVSPLLTLYTILPLPILSYCIFKLSSEINKRSTTFQQYLSKVSSFSQEIFSGIRVIKAYSLENQHQNNMVALADESKKKSLDLAKVQSLFGPLMIALIGISNLVVIYFGGVMYINGTISNIGTIAEFILYVNMLTWPVASLGWVSSMVQEAEASQKRLNEFLKIEPEIKNKNENPSDIQGSIAFENVSYTYEDTNIKALKNVTFTVKKGETLAILGKTGSGKSTILSLISRLYDVSEGKITIDEEEISTLNLNDLRNNIGIVPQDAFLFSDTIKNNIKFGNQNASDEEVIEAAKSAVVHDNIIAFNKQYDTILGERGITLSGGQKQRVSIARAIIKNPAILLFDDCLSAVDTETEETILNNLFEICKDKTTIIVSHRVSSAKNADKIIILEDGKIIQQGSHNQLINQDGYYSSLYLKQLSEKELL
- a CDS encoding alpha/beta hydrolase; the protein is MKKIILLLILFFIGISSFAQKTEYETKTNIQYYNAATNKSDSYINERCVLDIYYPKNSKGFATIIWFHGGGLTGGSKEIPEALKNKGFAIIGVNYRLSPKAKAEKAIEDAAAAVAWAFNNIGNYGGDTSQIFVSGHSAGGYLSLMIGLDKKWLQKEGIDANKIAGLIPFSGQCITHFEIRREKGIPDKQPTIDAFAPLFYVRADAPPLLLITGDRELEMLGRYEENAYMARMMKLVGHKETKLFELGGYGHGMTEPGFPLLVNEVNRIVKEKQTKK
- a CDS encoding RBBP9/YdeN family alpha/beta hydrolase; translated protein: METNLLILPGLGNSGDKHWQTFWHKKFENSIRLVQDNWDEPVREEWLERLNEEIEKLDKPTILVAHSLAVSLVQHWAASNSNKNIVGALLVAPADVDSPQHTPESVRNFSPMPISKLPFPSILVASENDPYASFERKQYFAEKWGSDFVNVGQKGHINSDSDLQYWEEGQLILQKLIEKVS
- a CDS encoding thioredoxin family protein produces the protein MAQTSSNIIPLGTLAPAFKLKDTNSNNIYSFDDLKGSKGTLVIFICNHCPFVHHALTEIIMIANDYRVQGIGVIAISSNDVLKYPQDSPEMMTEFAFQNKIDFPYLFDENQETAKAYNAACTPDFYLFDNQDKLFYHGQLDDSRPNNGIPLSGSDLRSAIDALIYNRSLNEIQKPSIGCGIKWK
- a CDS encoding c-type cytochrome yields the protein MKAKILTLTAVTLLLISCGTKKSTLSAPATPAVIETVKATELTPELAEGKNLYENSCVKCHKLYEPKKFSQEEWKPILTRMQKKAHLDDTQMASISNYITSQL
- a CDS encoding peptidylprolyl isomerase, whose product is MENGIYAKFNTSKGSILVKLTHDLTPGTVGNFVALAEGNMENKVKPQGQKFYDGLTFHRVIPDFMIQGGCPKGTGTGDPGYKFDDEFHPSLKHDRPGVLAMANSGPASNGSQFYITHVPTSWLDGKHTVFGHVIEGQDVVDAVAQGDNLDAVEIIRVGEEAEKFNAIEAFIGLKGARLKRDAALKAESEAKMEQLAAGFDRTESGLRYKMINKGDGKKAEAGKTVAVHYEGSLENGKVFDSSYPRKKPIEFRLGQGQVIEGWDEGIALLQVGDKARFVIPSDLAYGASGAGGVIPPNATLIFDVELMDVK
- a CDS encoding PUR family DNA/RNA-binding protein, with product MRENDMLEKEEIFSKVLRAGRRTYFFDVRATKADDYYITITESKKFTEEDGSFHFKKHKIYLYKEDFGAFAEILEEMTSYVLNHKGEEVISERHQKDFKKEYGSDKPEGQRSSFTDIDFDDI